Proteins found in one Rhodohalobacter barkolensis genomic segment:
- the tgt gene encoding tRNA guanosine(34) transglycosylase Tgt — protein MFTLQKTSSKTKARLGKLTTDHGTIETPIFMPVGTLGTVKAVNQDDLSEKIKAQIILGNTYHLYLRPGNKIIQDAGGLHKFIGWDKPILTDSGGYQIFSLAEIRNLKEKGATFQSHIDGSKHLFTPENVVGTQRILGSDILMILDECPPYPAEFDYVKNSMELTHRWAKRGREEFLKTDPLYGHKQFQFGIVQGGVHKDLRKESSEYMASLDFEGLAIGGLSVGEPTDLMYEISDFNTDYLPENKPRYLMGVGTPANLLQNVAFGIDMFDCVMPTRNARNGMIFTRNGKINVRNAKWKHHHKPLDPDFPSELCQRYNMSYIHHLIRSNEILGLQLTSKHNLTFYLWLMERIREQIKNDTYHEWYSGMMQTVDQKI, from the coding sequence TTGTTTACTCTACAGAAAACTTCGTCTAAGACTAAAGCCCGCCTTGGCAAGTTAACAACAGACCACGGTACCATAGAAACCCCAATATTTATGCCGGTTGGCACATTGGGAACTGTTAAGGCTGTAAACCAGGATGATCTGTCCGAAAAAATAAAAGCTCAAATAATACTGGGTAATACATATCATCTTTATTTACGACCAGGCAATAAAATTATACAAGACGCCGGCGGTTTACACAAATTCATTGGATGGGATAAACCTATTTTAACAGATTCCGGTGGGTATCAAATATTTTCTTTAGCCGAAATTCGTAATCTAAAAGAGAAGGGGGCTACATTTCAAAGTCACATTGACGGATCCAAGCATCTTTTTACACCAGAAAATGTAGTAGGAACACAGCGCATCCTTGGTTCAGATATTTTGATGATACTGGATGAATGCCCTCCTTATCCGGCTGAATTTGATTATGTGAAAAATTCTATGGAATTGACTCATCGATGGGCAAAACGTGGTAGGGAAGAGTTTTTAAAGACTGATCCACTATATGGCCATAAACAATTCCAATTTGGAATTGTACAGGGTGGGGTGCATAAAGACTTGAGAAAGGAATCCTCTGAATATATGGCCTCTCTTGATTTTGAGGGTCTTGCCATTGGCGGACTCAGTGTGGGTGAACCTACTGATTTAATGTATGAGATTTCTGATTTCAATACCGATTACCTTCCGGAAAATAAACCAAGATATTTAATGGGTGTGGGTACACCGGCAAATTTACTACAGAACGTAGCCTTTGGCATAGATATGTTTGACTGCGTAATGCCCACAAGAAATGCCCGTAATGGCATGATTTTTACGAGAAACGGAAAGATAAATGTCAGAAATGCAAAATGGAAACATCATCATAAGCCACTTGATCCTGATTTTCCGTCAGAATTATGTCAACGATACAACATGAGTTATATCCATCATTTGATAAGGTCAAACGAAATACTTGGTTTGCAACTTACATCCAAGCATAACCTGACCTTTTATCTTTGGTTAATGGAACGAATCAGGGAGCAAATTAAAAATGATACATACCATGAATGGTATTCAGGTATGATGCAGACCGTTGACCAGAAAATATAA